One genomic window of Haliotis asinina isolate JCU_RB_2024 chromosome 4, JCU_Hal_asi_v2, whole genome shotgun sequence includes the following:
- the LOC137281950 gene encoding golgin-45-like, whose translation MQAAPKKKSPQETVLLRHPRPKYDFQGKKLVKKTNKQISSEADQITSKAPPMQTILTKPNELSHNQQQVQHFAEHDFRTKSAGIVRPVPAVSAATRAPAAQTTIQTIQLPQKPIQVIAPVTACTPLSKETQVTVPSPSSTILQLEQELGVIRPSKDEHDRLKQENEQLKQDLDVQHKVNTELKKLLIASVGEDLERRVERLARDKAELSMEVGGYTKKVTEDYENLDKISIQADMWRTKFLASRVMIDELASARAFYSLQYQESQDALQQLLTERHELRANLLETMKCLQQVKGAFDPLNAHKSTNLPSTNVIDLARMSQQLSEAIRYRLLPGKLNLQTTINIEDQLDNSMTQAESFAHQLVARQTKLDPVHKSVSGNLFGPGSRVERFHPDARYDNLTVNCCAHCKGEISVL comes from the exons ATGCAAGCAGCCCCAAAGAAAAAATCTCCACAAGAAACTGTGTTGTTGAGACATCCACGACCCAAGTATGATTTCCAAGGGAAAAAACTTgtcaagaaaacaaataaacaaataagtTCAGAAGCAGATCAGATCACCTCCAAAGCACCTCCCATGCAGACTATACTAACTAAGCCAAATGAGTTATCTCACAACCAACAGCAAGTACAGCATTTCGCTGAACATGACTTTAGAACTAAGAGTGCTGGTATTGTCAGGCCAGTACCTGCAGTGAGTGCAGCCACTCGAGCACCTGCGGCTCAGACCACAATCCAGACTATTCAACTTCCACAAAAACCAATACAGGTGATAGCCCCTGTGACAGCCTGTACTCCACTGTCCAAGGAGACCCAGGTCACGGTGCCAAGCCCCTCCTCAACAATCCTCCAACTAGAACAAGAGCTAGGAGTGATCAGGCCCAGCAAGGATGAACACGATAGACTAAAGCAGGAGAACGAGCAGTTGAAACAGGATCTAGATGTTCAGCACAAG GTGAATACAGAGCTGAAGAAGTTGTTGATTGCTTCTGTTGGAGAGGATCTGGAGAGACGTGTTGAGCGACTGGCTCG GGACAAGGCGGAGTTGTCGATGGAGGTCGGGGGTTACACCAAGAAGGTGACGGAGGACTACGAGAATCTGGACAAGATCTCCATCCAGGCTGACATGTGGCGCACCAAGTTCCTTGCCAGCAg AGTGATGATTGACGAGCTGGCCAGTGCCCGAGCGTTCTACTCACTTCAATACCAGGAGTCCCAGGATGCACTGCAACAGTTGCTCACAGAGAGACATGAGCTGCGTGCAAATTTACTGGAAACCATGAa GTGTCTTCAGCAAGTGAAAGGGGCCTTTGATCCACTGAATGCTCACAAGTCGACAAATCTGCCATCAACAAATGTCATTGACTTGGCTCGAATGTCCCAACAGTTATCTGAAGCAATCCGGTACCGCCTCCTCCCCGGCAAGCTCAATCTCCAGACCACCATCAACATTGAGGACCAACTGGACAACTCCATGACCCAGGCTGAGAGCTTCGCCCACCAG CTGGTTGCAAGACAGACGAAACTGGATCCTGTACACAAGTCTGTATCAGGGAACCTGTTCGGCCCCGGGTCACGTGTCGAGAGGTTCCACCCTGATGCTCGCTATGACAACTTGACTGTCAATTGTTGTGCCCACTGCAAGGGGGAAATCAGCGTACTGTAG